A genomic segment from Flavobacterium inviolabile encodes:
- a CDS encoding O-antigen translocase — translation MKSTLFKVTSLNSISVLLKIGIGLITSKIIAVFVGPNGMALVGNLRNFLSSIETVATLGFQNGTVKYVAENKEDNEALKKIISTVFITLVFTALAISLILFFGADYWNTRLFGSSFQYKAIFKVLALALPWYIVNVLLVSIINGLGQFKRVIYIAIFGNLIGLLLSVVLISQFRTFGALLSVVLTPSLLFFVSFYYINKEYAFLKNITYRSFDSGVIRLMSSYTLMTLVSGFAGPLVYLAIRNNVIETIGIKEAGYWEAISRISSYYLMFIGTLLSVYFLPKLVEAQDNTETKKVFWSYYKTIMPLFGLGLLLVYGLKDFLITLLFTADFKPVSELFFWQLAGDFFKGASLILGMQFFAKKLTRDFIITEITSLLILYIASIYCINAFGIKGVVIGHTITYFVYLCVLGVYFRNKH, via the coding sequence TTGAAGTCCACCTTGTTTAAAGTAACCTCTTTAAACAGTATCAGCGTATTATTGAAAATAGGCATAGGACTGATTACTTCAAAAATTATTGCTGTTTTCGTAGGGCCGAACGGCATGGCGCTCGTGGGGAATCTCCGGAACTTCCTGTCATCAATAGAAACGGTTGCTACCCTTGGATTTCAAAACGGAACGGTAAAATATGTAGCCGAAAATAAAGAGGATAATGAGGCGCTGAAAAAGATCATTTCAACGGTTTTTATAACCTTGGTGTTTACCGCATTGGCAATCAGTTTAATCCTGTTTTTCGGAGCAGATTACTGGAATACCCGTTTGTTTGGAAGCAGTTTTCAATATAAAGCTATTTTTAAGGTACTGGCATTGGCCTTGCCCTGGTATATAGTAAATGTATTGCTGGTTTCGATCATTAATGGTCTCGGGCAGTTTAAACGGGTGATTTATATCGCAATATTCGGCAACCTGATCGGATTGCTGTTATCTGTAGTACTGATCAGCCAGTTCCGGACTTTCGGGGCTTTATTGTCGGTTGTGCTCACGCCGTCTTTACTGTTTTTCGTTTCGTTTTATTACATCAATAAAGAATATGCGTTTCTGAAAAATATAACTTACCGGTCATTTGATTCCGGAGTTATCCGGTTAATGTCGTCTTATACTTTAATGACATTGGTTTCGGGCTTTGCCGGACCTTTGGTGTATCTGGCAATACGGAATAATGTTATTGAAACGATTGGGATCAAAGAAGCCGGATATTGGGAAGCGATAAGCCGGATATCGTCCTATTATTTAATGTTTATCGGGACTTTATTATCGGTGTATTTCTTACCGAAACTGGTCGAAGCACAGGATAATACCGAAACGAAAAAAGTGTTTTGGAGCTATTATAAAACCATTATGCCGTTGTTTGGTTTAGGACTGTTACTGGTTTACGGGCTAAAGGATTTTCTGATTACTCTGCTGTTTACAGCTGATTTTAAACCGGTTTCCGAATTGTTTTTCTGGCAATTGGCCGGTGACTTTTTTAAAGGTGCTTCGCTTATCCTGGGTATGCAGTTTTTTGCAAAAAAGCTCACCAGGGATTTTATCATTACCGAGATTACCTCACTGCTGATTCTTTATATCGCCAGCATTTACTGTATCAACGCTTTTGGTATCAAAGGAGTGGTTATAGGGCATACGATAACGTATTTTGTTTATTTATGTGTTTTGGGTGTTTATTTTAGGAATAAACACTAA
- a CDS encoding glycosyltransferase family 2 protein yields the protein MAFFSIIIPLYNKQDYIENTLKSIFNQTFTDFEIIIVNDGSTDNSYNLVQSLSDKRIRLFSTENRGVSAARNFAMSNATGEYFAFMDADDFWYPQHLEKIAYTLSKYNHLSVFTTLLEVETQNGVFPGNYTHLSEAEIQEVDLFETSLARTILSGSTTVIHKNVRQKIGPFNEQLSNGEDTEYWIRIGFNYKIGVYNAITARHVYVSGSLSHHTFDMKKHCHFEQFAEMEKNNPPAKKMIDINRFSLALQCKINRDTENYRMLTNSINRESLSAKQHLLLRLPPQILVLLQQFKGFLERKNIRLTAF from the coding sequence ATGGCTTTTTTTTCGATAATCATACCGCTCTATAACAAACAGGACTATATTGAAAACACCTTAAAAAGTATTTTCAATCAGACCTTTACTGATTTTGAAATCATCATTGTTAATGACGGCTCTACCGACAACAGCTATAATCTTGTCCAATCATTATCCGATAAAAGGATACGGTTGTTTTCTACTGAAAACCGCGGTGTTTCTGCAGCCAGAAACTTTGCCATGAGCAACGCTACCGGAGAATATTTTGCCTTTATGGATGCCGATGATTTCTGGTATCCGCAGCATCTGGAAAAAATTGCCTATACCCTATCAAAATACAATCACCTGAGCGTTTTTACGACCTTACTGGAAGTGGAAACCCAAAATGGTGTTTTTCCCGGCAATTACACTCATCTTTCCGAAGCCGAAATTCAGGAAGTCGATTTATTTGAAACCAGTCTTGCCCGTACTATTCTATCGGGTTCTACAACTGTTATCCATAAAAATGTCCGTCAAAAAATAGGTCCTTTCAACGAGCAGTTGTCCAACGGTGAAGATACCGAGTACTGGATCCGCATAGGATTTAACTATAAAATAGGGGTTTACAATGCCATTACCGCCCGGCACGTTTATGTATCCGGAAGCTTGTCCCATCATACCTTTGATATGAAAAAGCATTGTCATTTTGAGCAGTTTGCCGAAATGGAAAAAAATAATCCGCCGGCCAAAAAAATGATCGATATCAATCGTTTTTCATTAGCCCTTCAATGCAAGATCAATCGGGACACCGAAAACTACCGCATGCTGACAAACAGCATTAACAGGGAAAGCCTGTCGGCGAAACAGCATTTGTTGCTGCGCCTTCCGCCGCAAATATTAGTTTTACTACAGCAATTCAAAGGGTTTCTGGAACGAAAGAATATCCGTTTAACGGCTTTTTGA
- a CDS encoding DegT/DnrJ/EryC1/StrS family aminotransferase: MIPFLDLKKINQPYEPLLKEKFESFLAGGWYILGNEVKTFETGFAAYCGVKYCIGVGNGLDALTLILKAYIELGKLRKGDEVIVPANTYIASILAVLQADLVPVLAEPDPDTYNISPIAMEKAVSSKTKAVLPVHLYGQLADMNRIMELAEKHDLLVIEDAAQAHGAVLNGKKAGNIGHAAGFSFYPGKNLGALGDAGAVTTNDEALAKMISALRNYGSEVKYINDFIGVNSRLDELQAGVLNIKLPAVDAENQQRRKIVKRYLAEINNPKIALPYYDGSENHAFHLFVVQTANRDMLAAYLKENGIGTLIHYPVPPHQQKALPQFHGLSFPITEKIHREVLSIPLHSALTDTEITHIIQMLNQY; this comes from the coding sequence ATGATACCGTTTTTAGATCTCAAAAAAATAAACCAGCCTTATGAACCGCTTCTGAAAGAGAAATTCGAATCTTTTTTAGCAGGCGGATGGTATATTTTAGGAAATGAAGTGAAAACATTTGAAACCGGTTTTGCAGCCTACTGCGGTGTGAAATACTGCATAGGCGTTGGAAACGGACTGGATGCTTTAACGCTTATTTTAAAAGCGTATATCGAATTGGGAAAACTCCGGAAAGGGGATGAGGTTATCGTACCGGCGAATACATATATCGCCAGTATTTTAGCTGTTTTGCAGGCGGATCTGGTTCCGGTATTGGCAGAACCCGATCCGGATACATACAACATTAGCCCGATAGCGATGGAAAAAGCGGTCAGCTCGAAAACGAAAGCCGTTTTACCGGTTCACCTGTACGGGCAATTGGCGGATATGAACCGGATTATGGAACTTGCGGAAAAGCATGACTTATTGGTCATTGAAGATGCAGCCCAGGCACATGGTGCCGTTTTAAACGGGAAAAAAGCGGGTAATATCGGTCATGCTGCCGGATTTAGTTTTTATCCCGGGAAAAATCTGGGCGCTTTGGGCGATGCCGGTGCGGTTACTACAAATGATGAAGCCCTGGCTAAAATGATTTCCGCTTTACGGAATTACGGCTCGGAAGTGAAATATATCAACGACTTTATAGGCGTTAACAGCCGTTTGGATGAATTGCAGGCCGGCGTTTTAAATATAAAATTACCAGCTGTTGATGCCGAAAATCAGCAACGAAGAAAAATCGTAAAGCGCTATCTGGCGGAGATTAACAACCCGAAAATTGCATTGCCTTATTATGACGGTTCTGAAAATCATGCCTTTCATCTGTTTGTTGTGCAAACAGCAAACCGGGATATGTTGGCAGCATATTTAAAGGAAAACGGTATCGGTACGCTGATACACTATCCGGTTCCGCCGCATCAGCAAAAAGCATTGCCGCAGTTTCATGGTTTGTCTTTCCCGATCACCGAAAAAATACACCGGGAAGTTTTGAGTATCCCGCTCCATTCGGCTTTGACCGATACGGAGATTACACATATTATTCAGATGTTAAACCAGTATTAG
- a CDS encoding glycosyltransferase family 2 protein produces MLSILIPIYNYDISKLVDAIAGQGKVINIPFEIIGWDDCSNDENSTAKNSSLADKYSCFRYYKNEKNLGRTHTRNLLAEKAEYDWLLLLDADVLPVSDTFLLNYINAISKSNDVVFGGYQYARTHDDAATHLRWKFGTYRESHAAIVRNERPYHYIFSGNLMIRKAVFRSIALPNENFYGMDNYFSYQLYKQQRTVFHINNPIWHLGLEKNEVFFSKSLESVRIRKHYLPDLVGNEDINSLLKNYRMLKRFYLDGIVKLGFLLTEPLLKKMILGKKSNLFCFDLYRLGYICSLK; encoded by the coding sequence ATGCTCTCAATACTTATCCCAATATACAATTATGATATCAGCAAATTAGTTGACGCTATTGCCGGACAGGGAAAAGTCATAAATATTCCCTTCGAAATAATCGGCTGGGATGATTGTTCCAATGATGAAAACAGTACCGCTAAAAACAGTTCTTTAGCAGACAAATATTCTTGTTTCCGTTATTATAAAAATGAGAAAAACTTAGGCCGTACGCACACCCGTAATTTACTTGCTGAAAAAGCAGAATATGACTGGCTATTGCTGCTTGATGCTGATGTATTGCCGGTTTCGGACACTTTTCTGCTAAACTATATCAATGCGATCAGTAAGTCTAACGATGTGGTTTTCGGAGGCTACCAATATGCCCGTACGCATGATGATGCCGCAACACACCTGAGATGGAAATTCGGTACATACCGGGAGTCGCATGCTGCTATTGTCAGAAATGAACGGCCTTATCATTATATCTTTTCCGGAAACCTGATGATCCGCAAGGCTGTTTTTCGTTCGATAGCATTGCCCAATGAGAATTTTTACGGTATGGATAATTATTTCTCCTACCAGCTCTACAAACAGCAGCGAACTGTTTTTCATATTAACAATCCGATATGGCATTTAGGATTAGAAAAAAATGAGGTGTTTTTCTCGAAATCACTGGAATCCGTTAGAATACGAAAACACTATCTCCCTGATTTGGTTGGGAATGAAGATATCAATTCGTTATTGAAAAACTACCGCATGCTGAAACGTTTTTACCTCGACGGCATTGTTAAATTAGGCTTTTTGCTTACGGAACCGCTGCTAAAAAAAATGATTTTAGGGAAGAAATCAAACCTGTTCTGTTTTGACTTATACCGTTTGGGTTATATTTGTTCTTTAAAGTGA
- a CDS encoding glycosyltransferase family 2 protein has product MENAFKNEDLEILIATMNRNSLDFLNQLFPFASYTGFRLLIVNQTDENCLLHSDYPNVRVINSFERGLSKSRNLALQNALGKIVLIADDDVIYPENFQQKIIQAYNNNTEASIICFRTQTKEGKLYSKYPAEGKELNSRKLNKILSIEVTANREALQAKNCVYNEWFGLGAKFEDAETLYFLRRAFYSGLKLFFCPETIVVHESYSSSDEVASDRLIYAKMAGFYKRFGFGAYYYLLKYMFFLIRKNYTPLAQIKSKFLVGLRGIKDYKFLLNTKADKVYE; this is encoded by the coding sequence TTGGAGAACGCATTTAAAAATGAAGATTTAGAAATTTTGATTGCCACGATGAATCGCAATTCACTGGATTTCTTAAATCAGCTGTTTCCGTTTGCTTCTTATACCGGTTTTCGGCTGCTGATTGTTAATCAGACGGATGAAAACTGTTTGCTACACTCCGATTATCCAAATGTAAGGGTGATCAATTCGTTTGAAAGAGGACTTTCAAAAAGCCGTAACCTGGCACTTCAAAACGCGCTTGGAAAAATTGTACTGATTGCCGATGACGATGTGATTTACCCGGAAAATTTTCAGCAAAAGATCATTCAGGCTTATAATAACAATACGGAAGCTTCCATTATCTGTTTCCGGACCCAGACCAAAGAGGGTAAACTGTACAGTAAATACCCGGCAGAAGGGAAGGAACTGAACAGCCGGAAGCTCAATAAAATACTGTCCATTGAAGTTACGGCAAACCGGGAGGCGCTACAGGCAAAGAATTGTGTGTATAACGAGTGGTTTGGTCTGGGAGCAAAATTTGAAGATGCCGAAACGCTGTATTTTCTTCGCCGGGCATTTTATAGTGGTTTGAAACTGTTTTTCTGCCCGGAAACCATTGTTGTGCATGAAAGCTATTCCTCCAGTGATGAAGTGGCTTCCGACAGGCTGATCTATGCGAAAATGGCCGGATTTTACAAGCGGTTTGGTTTTGGCGCCTATTACTATCTTCTAAAGTATATGTTCTTCCTGATCCGGAAAAATTATACCCCATTAGCACAGATTAAATCAAAATTTTTAGTAGGTTTAAGAGGAATTAAAGACTATAAATTTCTCCTTAATACGAAAGCAGATAAAGTATATGAATAA
- a CDS encoding glycosyltransferase family protein, which produces MKILLIGEYSRLHNSLKEGLSALGHDVTLIGSGDNFKNYDVDFSLRAQFTTRYWVVRKFKNAVYRFTGFDLEKTERAIRFYFLLPKLKGFDHIQLINSDALETHPKASLWLYKKLFSQNRNSVSLLVCGDETAVNDYLLKDELRYSVLTPYLQDRSLQKQFAFSLKYTRPDYRKVFNWLTTHCNSIIVSDMDYKIPMEAMQYSVAFIPNPINTDTLLFRENEISGKVVIFLGINRLSYIKKGISYFEEALAIIQQRFPEQVELLITENVPYSTYINSYNRAHIVLDQVYGFDQGYNALEAMTKGKVVFTGAESEFTAYFHLHEKVAINATPDVDELVNELTCLIQNPEEITAIGKRARSFIEKEHHYKMIAERYISEWKKKKEK; this is translated from the coding sequence ATGAAAATACTTTTAATTGGCGAATACAGCCGGCTTCACAATTCTTTAAAGGAAGGACTGTCTGCTTTAGGACATGACGTTACTTTAATCGGTTCCGGAGATAATTTCAAAAATTATGATGTAGATTTTTCGCTCCGCGCTCAGTTTACAACCCGTTATTGGGTAGTCCGGAAATTCAAGAATGCGGTTTACCGGTTTACCGGTTTCGACCTGGAAAAGACCGAACGGGCCATCCGCTTTTATTTTCTCCTGCCCAAACTGAAAGGTTTCGACCATATTCAGCTGATTAATTCCGATGCACTAGAAACACATCCCAAAGCAAGTTTATGGCTGTACAAAAAGTTGTTCTCCCAAAACAGAAACAGTGTTTCCCTTTTGGTTTGTGGTGATGAAACGGCTGTGAACGACTATTTGCTTAAAGACGAACTCCGCTATTCGGTATTAACCCCCTATCTGCAAGACCGTTCGTTACAAAAACAGTTCGCATTTTCTTTAAAATATACCCGTCCCGATTACCGGAAAGTATTCAACTGGCTGACAACTCATTGCAATAGCATAATTGTTTCCGATATGGATTATAAGATTCCGATGGAAGCAATGCAGTATTCCGTTGCTTTTATTCCGAATCCGATCAATACCGATACGCTTTTATTCCGGGAAAACGAGATCAGCGGCAAGGTGGTCATCTTTTTAGGGATCAACAGGCTCAGTTATATCAAAAAGGGCATTTCCTATTTTGAAGAGGCACTGGCCATTATCCAGCAACGATTCCCGGAACAGGTGGAACTGCTCATTACCGAAAACGTTCCTTACAGCACCTATATCAATTCCTATAACCGCGCCCATATCGTACTGGACCAGGTGTACGGATTCGACCAGGGATATAATGCCCTGGAAGCGATGACCAAAGGAAAAGTGGTCTTTACCGGAGCCGAATCAGAGTTTACCGCCTATTTCCACCTCCATGAAAAAGTAGCGATCAATGCAACGCCTGATGTTGACGAGCTTGTAAATGAATTAACCTGCCTGATTCAAAATCCGGAAGAGATTACCGCAATTGGAAAAAGAGCCCGTTCTTTTATTGAAAAGGAGCACCATTATAAAATGATTGCTGAGAGGTATATTTCCGAATGGAAAAAAAAGAAAGAGAAGTAA
- a CDS encoding glycosyltransferase: MKIPKALLIIPFYNESERIAIHDYTTAFQEYASTDFLLVNDGSTDTTASVLMAFQQAYANVSTLLLPENAGKAAAIRTAVLNAPTNQYAYIGYLDADLATPITELIKMLAFAGENPEYHFIMGSRIKKMGSQIVRYQYRHYFGRVFATIVSNFILKTPIYDTQCGAKIIDRQLAVQLFEQPFLTRWLFDVELLLRYKKGNKNFTNQVYEYSLNTWIEKGASKITLKDLFGFPFQLLKIYQKYD; this comes from the coding sequence ATGAAGATACCCAAAGCATTATTGATAATCCCGTTTTACAATGAAAGCGAGCGCATTGCAATACATGACTATACCACGGCCTTTCAGGAATATGCTTCAACCGATTTTTTATTAGTTAATGACGGCAGTACCGATACTACTGCTTCCGTTTTAATGGCTTTTCAGCAGGCATACGCTAATGTGAGCACACTGCTTTTGCCGGAAAATGCTGGAAAAGCAGCAGCAATCCGCACCGCTGTTCTGAATGCGCCAACGAATCAATATGCCTATATCGGTTATCTTGATGCCGATTTAGCCACACCCATAACGGAACTGATTAAAATGCTTGCCTTTGCCGGTGAAAATCCGGAGTATCATTTTATTATGGGAAGCCGTATTAAAAAAATGGGAAGCCAGATTGTACGCTACCAGTACCGTCATTATTTCGGACGTGTTTTTGCAACAATCGTCAGCAATTTTATTTTAAAAACGCCCATTTACGATACACAGTGCGGTGCAAAAATAATCGATCGGCAGTTAGCCGTACAATTATTCGAACAGCCTTTCCTGACCCGATGGCTTTTTGATGTGGAACTGCTTTTACGGTATAAAAAAGGGAATAAAAATTTCACCAACCAGGTATATGAATACAGTTTAAATACCTGGATTGAAAAAGGAGCCAGTAAAATTACCCTGAAAGATTTATTCGGCTTTCCTTTTCAGCTGCTCAAAATTTACCAAAAATATGATTAA
- a CDS encoding cell division ATP-binding protein FtsE produces the protein MSQTILSLKDVTIYQENNVVLANVNLDVKNGDFIYIIGKTGSGKSSFMKTLYADLPLTEGEGTIVDYDLKTLKEKDIPYLRRKLGIVFQDFKLLPDRNVFDNLEFVLKATGWIEKEEMRVQIDEVLDRVGMKNFSKKMPHQLSGGEQQRIAIARALLNDPELILADEPTGNLDPQTSVEVMEVLKKINQNGKTILMATHDYALLMKYPSKTLKCEDQTLFEVVQRTV, from the coding sequence ATGTCGCAAACGATTCTTTCCCTAAAAGATGTAACTATTTATCAAGAAAATAATGTGGTTTTAGCCAATGTGAATCTCGATGTAAAAAATGGTGATTTCATTTATATCATTGGAAAAACAGGTTCCGGGAAAAGTAGTTTTATGAAAACGTTATATGCCGATCTGCCTTTAACGGAAGGTGAAGGAACGATTGTAGACTATGATCTGAAGACTTTAAAAGAGAAAGATATTCCTTACTTAAGACGTAAGTTAGGGATTGTTTTCCAGGATTTTAAATTGCTTCCGGACCGAAATGTTTTTGACAATCTTGAGTTTGTTTTAAAAGCAACCGGCTGGATTGAAAAAGAAGAAATGCGGGTACAGATTGATGAAGTGCTGGACAGAGTGGGCATGAAAAATTTCAGTAAAAAAATGCCGCATCAGTTATCCGGAGGAGAGCAGCAGCGTATTGCAATTGCAAGAGCATTGCTGAATGATCCGGAATTAATCCTTGCCGATGAGCCTACCGGAAATCTGGATCCTCAAACGAGTGTGGAAGTGATGGAAGTTTTAAAGAAAATCAACCAGAACGGAAAAACGATCCTGATGGCTACCCACGACTATGCTTTATTGATGAAATACCCGTCTAAAACACTGAAATGTGAAGACCAAACGTTGTTTGAAGTAGTTCAGAGAACGGTTTAA
- a CDS encoding sugar 3,4-ketoisomerase, translating to MNKNTPIAVFIDIPKITDPRGNLAVIEKNTVPFEVKRIYYLFDVPSGAYRGGHSHIEQKEFLIALSGSFDVVLDNGSHKEKVTLNRPDKGLLIREGIWRELENFSSGAICLVVSSDVFAEEDYIREYKDFLESKSR from the coding sequence ATGAATAAGAATACACCCATAGCAGTATTTATCGATATTCCTAAAATAACAGACCCCAGAGGGAATCTTGCGGTTATTGAGAAAAACACGGTACCGTTTGAAGTAAAGCGTATCTATTATCTGTTTGACGTTCCGAGCGGGGCATATCGCGGCGGACATTCGCATATTGAGCAAAAAGAGTTTTTAATAGCGCTTAGCGGCAGTTTTGACGTGGTTCTGGATAATGGCAGCCACAAAGAAAAAGTAACGCTAAACAGACCGGATAAAGGCCTGCTGATCCGGGAAGGTATCTGGCGTGAACTGGAAAATTTTTCTTCAGGAGCAATATGCCTGGTGGTTTCTTCCGATGTTTTTGCCGAAGAAGATTATATACGCGAATACAAGGACTTTTTGGAATCAAAAAGCCGTTAA
- a CDS encoding S8/S53 family peptidase, protein MKKHLLIFLVIFFITSDLYSQGDKEIKAYYLEIPNLNNVPKVIAQNGKISLNFKDVTLTELFSNYTVTDFKLAFPGANSELLKVVYVIGCNPALIEKIEADYSSYFGRHEAIRPIELLYIPNDMVVSGSSAMAQPELSFVGAPQAWDISKANNVAIGIAEQMNVSHEDLLGKSVNVIGSNPSALSMGHGTQVGLIAGAATDNGVGMAAMGFNATIKSGEGFSALIPIANSGARVINMSWGSCNKLPLESQYGQLIIDQVWNSGVVLVAAAGNGQHSCSLGPDIDHYPASLNHVISVTVVGHEFNIGTAGTEPKNWKDVHLNPYPPYNGTHNINVDLSAPGRNILTGGAYSNNTATYAYGGGTSFSAPMVTGTVGLMFGINPCLFPDEIESILKLTAFKNDTIPDNLPYLGRLGAGRLDAYQAVKMAKDMGLPLGTVEVKNRIIDRWDFNLRTAPYKIKMQDNYVTGNATLDFTSRNNIEILSGDYYPGSTGFVDLKVKSVNEICNVPTQINPKQRNLDKNVNTGLGNLTNLYPNPNNGSFTISLSSETKEEIVLEIYDIYGKLVYSSVQKGTTFDVNVSNLSAGMYLVKMLGDSYNETIKFMKK, encoded by the coding sequence ATGAAAAAGCATTTATTAATATTTTTAGTTATATTTTTTATTACCTCAGATTTATATTCACAAGGCGATAAAGAAATAAAGGCTTATTATCTTGAGATTCCGAATCTCAATAATGTACCTAAAGTAATTGCACAAAATGGAAAAATCTCTTTAAACTTTAAAGATGTAACGTTAACAGAATTATTCAGCAATTATACAGTAACGGATTTTAAACTGGCGTTTCCAGGAGCAAATAGCGAATTACTGAAAGTTGTATATGTAATTGGGTGCAATCCTGCTTTAATTGAAAAAATTGAAGCTGATTACAGTAGTTATTTTGGCAGACATGAAGCGATAAGGCCTATTGAACTATTGTATATTCCAAATGATATGGTGGTTTCTGGAAGTTCTGCGATGGCACAGCCAGAACTTAGTTTTGTTGGTGCTCCCCAAGCTTGGGACATCTCTAAGGCAAATAATGTGGCTATTGGTATAGCGGAACAGATGAACGTGAGCCATGAAGATCTGTTGGGAAAAAGCGTTAATGTAATTGGATCCAATCCTTCAGCTTTATCAATGGGACATGGAACGCAGGTAGGACTAATTGCCGGCGCGGCGACAGATAATGGTGTCGGGATGGCAGCGATGGGATTTAACGCAACTATAAAATCTGGGGAGGGATTTTCAGCACTTATCCCTATCGCAAATAGTGGAGCAAGAGTCATTAATATGAGTTGGGGGAGCTGTAATAAACTGCCTTTAGAGTCTCAATATGGGCAATTAATAATTGATCAGGTTTGGAATAGTGGAGTTGTACTTGTTGCTGCTGCTGGTAATGGACAGCATAGCTGTTCTCTTGGCCCGGATATAGATCATTATCCGGCATCATTAAATCATGTTATTTCTGTAACAGTTGTTGGGCATGAATTTAATATTGGTACAGCGGGAACGGAGCCTAAAAACTGGAAAGATGTACATTTGAACCCATATCCTCCTTATAACGGAACCCATAATATTAATGTGGATTTATCAGCTCCAGGTAGAAACATATTAACCGGAGGGGCCTATTCAAATAATACGGCAACTTATGCTTATGGAGGAGGAACTTCTTTTTCTGCACCTATGGTTACCGGTACCGTTGGTTTAATGTTTGGGATTAATCCGTGTCTTTTTCCAGATGAAATTGAAAGTATTTTAAAATTGACAGCTTTTAAAAATGATACGATTCCAGATAACTTACCATATTTGGGGAGATTAGGAGCAGGAAGATTAGATGCTTACCAAGCAGTAAAAATGGCAAAAGATATGGGATTACCTTTGGGGACGGTTGAGGTAAAGAATAGAATAATTGATAGATGGGATTTTAATCTAAGGACAGCCCCTTATAAAATTAAGATGCAGGATAATTATGTCACCGGTAATGCAACACTTGATTTTACTTCTAGAAATAATATTGAAATTTTAAGTGGCGATTATTATCCAGGTAGTACAGGATTTGTTGACTTGAAAGTGAAATCTGTTAATGAAATCTGTAATGTGCCAACACAAATAAATCCAAAACAGCGTAATCTTGATAAAAATGTAAATACAGGATTAGGAAACTTAACTAATTTATACCCTAATCCAAATAACGGCTCTTTTACAATTAGTTTAAGTTCAGAAACAAAAGAGGAAATTGTTTTAGAAATTTATGATATTTATGGAAAATTAGTTTACAGTTCTGTACAAAAGGGAACAACTTTTGACGTAAATGTTTCTAATTTATCTGCCGGAATGTATTTGGTAAAAATGCTGGGTGATAGTTATAATGAAACAATTAAATTCATGAAAAAATAA